From Anopheles arabiensis isolate DONGOLA chromosome 3, AaraD3, whole genome shotgun sequence, a single genomic window includes:
- the LOC120902796 gene encoding EGF domain-specific O-linked N-acetylglucosamine transferase, protein MGRVRGAVMAFSGTIVVLLLLLVQYIPSATCGKPYEYINLPKAHLPMYFKRFPALEKQCAEDETCPYRTVIASQSYQNRKEGCWGYEEGCTERNRYANHSCPGSHIGYVKSKQAQLDTFYSQADFGFVRDQMRETRIMCEPQFPHDSSLECSKYLRFCRGRNLMLNFTDLVRRTEPLRYKMDVLGPGQIGGHCRLHGERLRDELQHISPLQSWGPELRFFERLERPPIEAGVCDVVIERPAFIMKIDAAINMYHHFCDFLNLYASLHVNLSHAGGFDTDTQVLVWESFTYASPFADTFKVFSRHPIADLKTYAGKVVCFKNVVLPLLPRMIFGLYYNTPIIYGCENSGLFHAFSEHVLHRLKVRMTTRPDERLRITFLSRQTRYRRVLNEDELMGRIAKNPNYAVQRVSYGHDLPFVEQLRITRNTDIFIGMHGAGLTHLLFLPKWATLFELYHCEDPNCYRDLARLRGVHYLTWERDQLVYPEGEGKHPERDERHAKFTNYAFDVGEFERLVGKAATYVRGHAEFQKFLTTNANRAVKRKDEL, encoded by the exons ATGGGACGTGTGCGTGGTGCCGTGATGGCATTTAGTGGGACGatcgtggtgctgctgctactattgGTCCAATACATCCCGTCTGCGACATGTGGGAAACCGTACGAGTACATCAACCTACCGAAAGCGCACCTCCCGATGTACTTTAAGCGCTTTCCGGCGTTGGAAAAACAATGCGCGGAAGATGAAACGTGTCCCTATCGGACGGTCATTGCGAGCCAAAGTTACCAGAACCGAAAAGAGGGTTGCTGGGGGTACGAGGAAGGCTGTACGGAGAGGAATCGGTACGCGAACCACAGCTGCCCCGGCAGCCACATCGGATACGTAAAGAGCAAGCAGGCCCAGCTGGACACGTTCTACAGTCAGGCGGATTTCG GTTTTGTGCGCGATCAGATGCGCGAAACGCGCATCATGTGCGAACCACAGTTCCCGCACGATTCGTCGCTCGAGTGCTCCAAGTACCTTCGCTTCTGCCGTGGCCGTAATCTGATGCTCAACTTCACCGACCTCGTCCGCCGCACCGAACCGCTGCGCTACAAGATGGACGTGCTGGGGCCGGGTCAGATCGGTGGCCACTGTCGGCTGCATGGGGAACGGTTGCGGGACGAGCTGCAGCACATAAGCCCGCTGCAGTCGTGGGGTCCGGAGTTGCGGTTTTTCGAGCGCCTCGAACGCCCCCCGATCGAGGCGGGCGTGTGCGATGTGGTGATCGAACGGCCCGCCTTCATCATGAAGATTGATGCGGCAATCAATATGTATCACCACTTTTGCGATTTTCTCAACCTGTACGCATCGCTGCACGTGAATCTGTCGCACGCGGGTGGCTTCGATACGGACACGCAGGTGCTGGTGTGGGAATCGTTCACGTACGCTTCGCCGTTTGCGGACACGTTTAAGGTGTTTAGCAGGCATCCGATTGCGGACCTGAAAACGTACGCCGGGAAGGTGGTGTGCTTTAAGAATGTGGTGCTGCCGCTCTTGCCGCGCATGATCTTTGGGCTGTACTACAACACACCGATC atTTATGGCTGTGAAAACAGTGGCCTTTTTCATGCCTTTTCCGAACACGTACTGCACCGGCTAAAGGTGCGCATGACGACCCGCCCCGACGAGCGGCTACGCATCACGTTCCTTTCGCGTCAAACGCGCTACCGCAGGGTGCTCAATGAAGACGAACTGATGGGCAGAATTGCAAAAAATCCCAACTATGCCGTGCAGCGTGTTAGCTACGGGCACGATCTGCCCTTCGTGGAGCAGCTTCGAATCACACGCAACACGGACATCTTTATCGGTATGCACGGAGCGGGATTAACGCATCTGCTCTTCCTTCCCAAATGGGCCACCCTGTTCGAGCTGTACCACTGCGAGGATCCCAACTGTTACCGCGATCTGGCACGGTTGCGGGGCGTTCACTATCTTACCTGGGAGCGTGACCAGCTCGTGTATCCGGAGGGCGAGGGCAAACATCCCGAGCGGGACGAACGGCACGCCAAGTTCACCAACTACGCGTTCGACGTGGGCGAGTTCGAGCGGCTGGTGGGAAAGGCGGCAACGTATGTGCGGGGACACGCGGAGTTTCAGAAGTTTCTAACCACAAACGCAAACCGGGCGGTGAAGAGGAAGGACGAGCTTTAA